In Leptospira saintgironsiae, one genomic interval encodes:
- a CDS encoding Bor/Iss family lipoprotein, translating to MDLALLLLHGRKKLYAVKIYITILLTICFSIGCRHAWISYPQKVPEPCRLYQGSKECKLAMEERANHTSQNGPVHSINQTYYLFGLYPSEIVVNLEKYCPSGPKSAHQFQSFADAFWEQITLLIYSPRTLEIECYPI from the coding sequence ATGGACCTGGCTTTGCTTCTGTTGCATGGGAGGAAGAAATTGTACGCCGTTAAGATATACATTACTATTTTATTAACCATTTGTTTCTCAATCGGCTGTAGACATGCCTGGATCAGTTATCCTCAAAAGGTTCCTGAACCTTGTAGATTGTACCAAGGATCTAAAGAATGCAAATTGGCTATGGAAGAAAGAGCAAATCATACCAGTCAAAACGGACCGGTGCATTCTATAAACCAAACCTACTATTTATTCGGGCTCTACCCTTCCGAAATAGTAGTAAATTTGGAGAAATATTGCCCAAGCGGGCCTAAATCGGCTCACCAATTCCAATCGTTTGCGGATGCTTTTTGGGAACAAATCACACTTCTTATCTATTCCCCTAGGACTCTGGAGATAGAATGTTATCCTATATAA
- a CDS encoding LIC_10461 domain-containing protein, which yields MLSYIRKICFSLYLILFGIYCHSTVLMHKSDVLPLTQQEKPPLPEKNLKQSSTLFGTYFLSNKEEAICKNNIPAEVKLVTTTGDSLIHFFMGPFYNTKTVIVYCRPLRILDGNNFGQ from the coding sequence ATGTTATCCTATATAAGAAAAATATGTTTCTCTTTATACCTGATATTATTCGGGATTTATTGCCATTCTACCGTTTTGATGCATAAATCAGATGTATTACCCCTCACCCAACAGGAAAAACCACCCCTTCCAGAAAAAAACCTGAAACAAAGTAGTACGTTATTCGGCACTTACTTCCTTTCTAACAAAGAAGAAGCTATTTGTAAGAATAATATTCCTGCAGAAGTGAAGTTAGTGACTACGACCGGAGATTCTCTAATACATTTTTTTATGGGCCCATTCTATAATACCAAGACTGTGATCGTATATTGCAGGCCTTTACGTATCCTAGACGGAAATAATTTCGGTCAATAG
- a CDS encoding LIC_10463 family lipoprotein encodes MKKHPIFLIYLLFLVEACSNVGRSEPLRFERIQKNGSSVFQAQADSTLVSGSWEYKFRLKQADRVNLVLDVHSAKEGLSIKLVRNRFLFPKIYHCPRSSEKEKFCKLEISNPEEGEYSLVLDLTGKENSGPVAYRIFAAVHGPGFASVAWEEEIVRR; translated from the coding sequence ATGAAGAAGCATCCAATTTTTCTTATATACTTACTCTTCCTCGTGGAAGCTTGCAGCAATGTTGGAAGATCAGAACCATTAAGATTCGAAAGGATCCAAAAGAATGGCTCTTCTGTTTTTCAAGCCCAGGCAGATAGCACTTTAGTTTCAGGAAGTTGGGAATACAAGTTTAGGCTCAAACAAGCGGATCGTGTAAATTTAGTATTGGATGTTCACTCTGCCAAAGAAGGACTCTCTATCAAATTAGTTCGAAACCGCTTTTTATTCCCGAAAATTTATCACTGCCCCCGTTCTTCTGAAAAAGAAAAATTTTGTAAATTAGAGATCTCTAATCCGGAAGAAGGAGAGTATTCACTGGTATTAGATCTAACCGGAAAAGAAAACTCAGGACCTGTGGCCTATAGGATTTTTGCCGCTGTCCATGGACCTGGCTTTGCTTCTGTTGCATGGGAGGAAGAAATTGTACGCCGTTAA
- a CDS encoding beta strand repeat-containing protein, with translation MSSGINTTKKFYAALACSFLLFQGCVAWPLLTGAVGLAAGKKGGGLLFFPGGGTPTLSRVEISSPNSSFAKTTSMSLVATAAYSNGTHKDITADAVWSTSDSNIISMAAGGQATGTGVGAANIGITYENKTAQISLSVTSAPLSTISISCVNQADNLPKGITRQCTLTGNFADGSNQDLTNDPNTTWSTGSSAIATIDSAGLVTAVDAGTTSIRASYNSLNASNLSLTVSSAALVSIAVTPTNKSLALGKTQQYTATGTYSDNSNQDITNSVTWNSSDISVATISNTAGSRGFLSTEDMGTSTITATLNSIGGNTDVTVTAAVLESISITPSSPSTPKGRTLNLVATGIFSDGHNENITDQVTWSSVDNSIATVDNGSGFEGRASGINVGTVDITAEIGGIDETVSFSVTAAVLESIQLTADDSSIAKGTSTSILATGVYSDGTSQNITGSVSWSSSLTSVLQLGSLTATPKKLVNSPNSGSLGTSTITATSGSISGTVDITVTAAKLVSIAVTPTNPSVAKGLTKDFIATGTYTDSSTQNLTTSVTWASSDTSKATISNASGTEGKATAAAVGTTNITATLGTITSPSTTLTVTAAVLQSITITPSNPSIAKGRSQNLSATGTYSDNSTQDLTTSVTWSSSSNSTVGVSNANGTKGKATGVSVGTATITATSGSVSNSITFTVTSAELDSIEVHITDSSIAKGTSTLAEATGTYSDGSTQDITDQVVWGSSQTSIVQLGALTAAPKKTLTSPNNGSLGTSNISATLGSISGNANLTVTAATLVSIQVDPTNPSVAKGLTQNFTATGTYTDASTQDLTTSVTWASSSTSKATISNAAGSKGLATTLATGTTNITATLGSVTSPASVLTVTAAALTSITIAPSPTLSIAKGRTQNFTATGHYTDNSTSDLTTQVTWSSFDQTKATVSNTSGTNGKLTALQEGSTQISASYNSVTSTDTAVTVTAAALDSISITPTNSSLAKGYTTPFTANGVYSDATTLDITAQVTWASSNTSSSTISNANGNQGVATAVAVGTSTISATLGSVSSSTNFTVTAAVLVSIAVSPTNTSVYTTQTKDFTATGTYSDSSTQNLTTSVTWASSDTSKATISNASGTEGRATGVAAGTVTISATSGSVSGNTQLTVVFLDTTAPTVSNAVSLSPTTVRVTFSESVDATQATTASNYKLALTSGVTGSCSNNSNFSSTSNITVSSVSGSGAIYTLTLASSQTSGTNYTIIVNKSGIQDLSASPNNLGCANYADFVGQEQLKVSSASCASTSTVIINFSKPIKSGNNVSGSAECSSTSECANRYSFVGTTNLGTINSAKILDGVVCGGATADSAKVCVTHSLLQTGAQYSIVAANNVNGDGFDNTSWGSIRDSGDSENIQSSPRDRASFLGCGTSPVNFEDGPISIDPNGSTFGYLADFNSKIYTGPNNAGNGALRFAYDGSNPESVQFSFVKDTTAQNSDSSNVSSNSATTRENSIAVPPYVTLGHSGCTQNDATLANGCGPDNESGRGIFTTGSLSSNPYIFIAAARTVPSGSNYNFDYLYYSNDTSTNLNYKYIDMGSITGTVTAGTSSISVLNDRVFPGFAKPSNDGTGTGGGLNAPDFGFITFNTADTGSGTTGFCTAGSNCDAYDGSNGRRIRIDYMPYFGGPSNGGTGNVNNSPNWGYYIGVDSSIVFKNRIYAANGGLHAVGHNGSIIRSNSSSPTTACSTKNTCADWTEIGPRTNTKWHNSTTNNWFSLELAKFYDLIPADRAFAQFAEYNDKLYVTRTICIQGTQASGIRTTAGTVSGCTDGTDTNRRAQLWKCDPTATGGATECDAGDWSVVGDDGNGITNFGDTSNKTITMVAKNGAYLYVGFDNPAGIRIYRTNTTNPGSASNVWTQIAGNGLTDSSNVQQIFSAVSVSTGGVYYLYVSVGKNNTPVRVYRQQNL, from the coding sequence ATGAGCTCCGGAATCAACACCACCAAAAAATTCTACGCCGCGCTGGCGTGTTCTTTCCTTCTTTTCCAAGGATGCGTTGCCTGGCCTTTACTAACGGGAGCTGTTGGGCTCGCGGCAGGAAAAAAAGGGGGTGGGTTACTCTTCTTTCCTGGTGGAGGAACTCCTACATTAAGCAGAGTAGAGATCTCTTCTCCAAATTCAAGTTTTGCGAAAACTACAAGCATGTCTTTGGTGGCGACTGCTGCGTATTCTAACGGAACTCATAAAGATATTACTGCGGACGCTGTATGGAGCACCAGTGATTCCAATATTATTTCTATGGCTGCAGGTGGGCAAGCGACAGGGACAGGAGTGGGAGCTGCGAATATCGGCATCACTTATGAAAACAAAACTGCACAAATTTCTCTTTCAGTTACTTCAGCTCCTTTAAGTACAATTTCTATTTCCTGCGTAAATCAAGCGGATAATTTACCTAAAGGGATCACAAGACAATGTACTTTAACTGGTAATTTCGCGGATGGTTCTAACCAAGATCTGACTAACGATCCAAATACTACATGGAGCACAGGAAGTTCTGCTATCGCTACTATAGATTCTGCAGGACTTGTGACTGCAGTAGATGCGGGAACAACTTCGATCCGAGCCTCTTATAATTCATTAAATGCTTCTAATCTATCTTTAACTGTTAGTTCTGCTGCTTTAGTTTCTATTGCAGTAACTCCTACAAATAAGTCTTTGGCATTGGGAAAAACTCAGCAATATACTGCTACAGGAACTTATTCGGATAATTCAAACCAAGATATTACAAATTCTGTGACCTGGAATTCTTCGGATATCTCAGTAGCTACGATCAGTAATACTGCAGGATCCAGAGGATTTTTATCCACAGAAGATATGGGAACCTCTACAATCACTGCCACTCTGAATTCAATCGGAGGAAACACTGATGTTACCGTTACCGCTGCAGTATTAGAAAGTATTTCTATCACTCCTTCTAGTCCAAGCACTCCGAAAGGAAGAACATTAAATCTTGTTGCTACTGGTATTTTCTCAGATGGTCATAATGAAAACATTACTGATCAAGTAACTTGGTCAAGTGTAGACAATTCTATAGCAACTGTTGATAACGGTTCAGGATTCGAAGGTAGAGCTTCCGGTATCAATGTTGGTACTGTAGATATTACTGCTGAAATAGGGGGGATAGACGAAACTGTGTCCTTCTCCGTAACTGCAGCTGTTTTGGAATCTATTCAATTAACTGCGGATGATTCTTCTATCGCAAAAGGAACAAGCACCAGTATATTAGCAACAGGAGTTTATTCTGATGGAACTTCTCAAAATATTACTGGTTCCGTTTCTTGGAGCAGTTCTTTAACTTCAGTTCTGCAATTAGGAAGTTTAACTGCTACTCCTAAAAAGTTGGTAAATTCTCCGAATAGTGGATCTCTCGGAACTTCTACAATCACTGCGACTTCCGGAAGCATCAGTGGCACTGTGGATATCACTGTTACTGCAGCAAAATTAGTTTCCATCGCAGTAACTCCTACAAATCCAAGCGTAGCGAAAGGTTTAACGAAAGACTTTATAGCTACCGGAACTTATACAGACAGTTCTACTCAGAACTTGACTACATCCGTTACCTGGGCTTCTTCTGATACAAGCAAGGCTACAATTAGTAATGCTTCCGGAACAGAAGGTAAGGCAACAGCTGCTGCAGTAGGAACTACAAATATTACTGCAACATTAGGAACTATTACTTCTCCTTCTACCACTCTGACAGTGACTGCTGCGGTTTTACAATCAATCACGATCACTCCTTCTAACCCGAGTATCGCAAAAGGAAGATCACAAAATTTAAGTGCGACTGGAACTTACTCTGATAATTCCACTCAAGACCTTACAACTTCAGTTACTTGGTCAAGCTCCAGCAACTCGACTGTAGGTGTAAGTAATGCAAATGGAACTAAGGGAAAGGCGACAGGTGTTTCTGTTGGAACTGCAACAATCACTGCGACTTCAGGTTCTGTATCTAACTCCATCACATTTACAGTAACTTCTGCAGAACTTGATTCTATCGAAGTACATATAACGGATTCTTCGATCGCTAAGGGAACTTCTACCCTTGCAGAAGCTACAGGAACCTATTCCGACGGAAGCACTCAGGATATCACTGACCAAGTAGTTTGGGGCAGTTCTCAAACTTCTATCGTTCAATTGGGTGCATTGACTGCAGCTCCTAAAAAGACTTTAACTTCTCCTAATAATGGTTCTTTAGGAACTTCTAATATTTCCGCTACTCTGGGAAGTATCAGCGGAAATGCAAATCTGACTGTAACTGCAGCGACTTTAGTTTCTATTCAAGTAGATCCTACAAATCCAAGCGTTGCAAAAGGTCTTACCCAGAACTTTACTGCAACAGGGACTTATACAGACGCAAGCACTCAGGATTTGACTACTTCAGTAACCTGGGCTTCTTCCAGCACAAGCAAAGCTACGATTAGTAATGCCGCAGGAAGTAAGGGTCTTGCGACTACTCTTGCAACTGGAACCACAAATATCACTGCGACACTGGGATCAGTTACTTCTCCTGCAAGTGTATTGACTGTGACTGCTGCTGCGCTTACAAGCATCACGATTGCTCCTTCTCCTACTTTGAGTATCGCGAAGGGACGCACTCAGAACTTTACCGCGACCGGACATTATACTGATAATTCCACTTCGGATCTGACAACTCAGGTAACTTGGAGTTCATTCGATCAAACTAAGGCAACTGTTAGTAATACTTCTGGGACCAACGGTAAATTGACTGCTCTCCAAGAAGGAAGCACTCAGATTTCAGCAAGTTATAACTCTGTAACAAGCACGGATACTGCCGTTACAGTAACTGCTGCGGCTTTAGACAGTATTTCAATCACTCCAACCAATTCAAGTTTAGCAAAAGGGTACACCACTCCATTCACTGCGAACGGCGTGTATTCAGATGCTACTACATTGGATATTACTGCTCAAGTGACTTGGGCTTCTTCCAATACTTCTTCTTCTACGATCAGTAATGCGAATGGAAACCAAGGTGTGGCTACTGCAGTTGCAGTTGGAACAAGCACTATATCTGCAACCTTAGGTTCAGTATCTTCTTCTACCAACTTCACCGTAACGGCGGCAGTATTGGTTTCGATTGCCGTATCTCCTACGAATACTAGTGTGTATACAACCCAGACTAAGGACTTCACTGCTACTGGAACTTATTCAGACAGTTCTACTCAGAACTTAACAACTTCTGTTACTTGGGCTTCTTCTGATACAAGCAAGGCTACTATAAGTAATGCCTCCGGAACAGAAGGTAGAGCAACAGGTGTTGCAGCAGGAACTGTTACTATCTCTGCAACAAGCGGCTCAGTGAGCGGAAACACTCAGTTGACTGTTGTGTTCTTAGATACTACAGCTCCGACTGTATCTAACGCGGTTTCTTTGAGCCCGACTACAGTGAGAGTAACATTCTCAGAATCCGTGGATGCTACTCAGGCAACAACAGCTTCCAATTATAAATTGGCTCTGACTTCGGGAGTAACAGGTTCTTGTTCGAATAATAGCAACTTCTCTTCTACTTCTAATATCACCGTTTCTTCGGTAAGCGGAAGTGGAGCAATCTATACTTTGACCTTGGCTTCTTCTCAGACTTCTGGAACCAACTATACGATAATCGTGAATAAGAGTGGTATCCAAGATCTTTCTGCAAGTCCGAACAACTTAGGTTGTGCAAACTATGCAGACTTCGTGGGACAAGAGCAATTAAAAGTAAGTTCTGCTTCTTGCGCAAGCACGAGTACCGTGATCATCAACTTCTCCAAGCCGATTAAATCCGGTAATAATGTAAGCGGCTCCGCAGAATGTAGCAGCACTTCTGAATGTGCAAACCGTTATTCATTTGTTGGAACCACAAATTTAGGAACCATCAATTCTGCTAAGATACTAGATGGTGTGGTTTGTGGTGGAGCAACTGCCGATTCCGCAAAAGTCTGCGTAACTCATAGCTTATTACAAACTGGTGCTCAATACTCAATCGTAGCTGCGAATAACGTAAATGGAGACGGATTCGATAATACTTCTTGGGGATCTATCCGTGACTCGGGAGATTCTGAAAATATCCAATCTTCTCCGAGGGACAGAGCTTCCTTCTTAGGTTGTGGAACTTCTCCTGTAAACTTTGAGGATGGGCCTATCTCCATTGATCCAAACGGATCTACATTCGGTTACCTTGCAGACTTTAACAGTAAGATTTACACAGGCCCGAACAACGCAGGAAATGGTGCATTACGTTTCGCTTATGACGGCTCGAATCCTGAGTCGGTTCAATTCTCCTTCGTAAAAGATACTACTGCTCAGAACTCTGATTCTTCTAACGTTAGTTCCAACTCTGCTACTACTCGAGAGAACAGCATTGCGGTTCCACCTTATGTTACCTTAGGGCATTCTGGTTGTACCCAAAATGATGCAACTCTTGCAAATGGTTGTGGTCCGGACAATGAAAGTGGAAGGGGAATTTTCACAACAGGTTCTTTAAGCAGTAACCCTTATATCTTCATCGCTGCAGCAAGAACTGTTCCAAGTGGATCGAATTATAACTTCGACTATCTCTACTACTCGAACGATACTTCTACCAACCTGAATTATAAGTACATCGATATGGGTTCCATTACTGGAACTGTAACTGCAGGAACTTCTTCTATCAGTGTTTTGAATGATAGAGTATTCCCTGGATTTGCAAAACCAAGTAATGACGGAACTGGAACCGGAGGAGGATTAAACGCTCCTGACTTCGGGTTTATCACATTCAATACTGCAGATACTGGATCAGGCACAACAGGCTTCTGTACTGCAGGTTCCAATTGTGATGCTTACGATGGTAGCAATGGTAGAAGGATACGTATTGATTATATGCCTTACTTTGGCGGGCCTTCCAACGGAGGCACCGGAAATGTAAACAATAGTCCTAACTGGGGATATTATATCGGAGTAGATTCTTCTATCGTATTCAAGAATAGGATCTATGCTGCGAATGGTGGCTTGCATGCAGTTGGGCATAACGGATCAATTATCCGTTCCAATTCTTCCAGTCCTACAACCGCTTGTTCTACTAAGAACACTTGCGCAGACTGGACTGAAATTGGCCCAAGAACAAATACCAAATGGCATAATAGCACTACGAATAATTGGTTCTCTTTGGAACTTGCAAAATTCTACGATCTGATCCCTGCGGATAGAGCATTCGCTCAGTTTGCGGAATACAACGATAAACTATATGTGACTCGAACCATTTGTATCCAAGGAACTCAAGCAAGTGGAATCCGCACGACTGCAGGAACTGTGTCAGGATGTACCGACGGAACAGACACAAACCGCAGAGCACAACTTTGGAAATGTGATCCTACTGCAACAGGAGGCGCCACTGAATGTGATGCTGGAGACTGGAGCGTGGTAGGAGACGATGGAAACGGTATCACCAACTTCGGAGATACCTCCAACAAAACGATCACAATGGTGGCTAAGAACGGAGCGTATCTCTATGTAGGATTCGATAATCCTGCCGGTATCCGAATCTATCGCACGAACACGACCAACCCAGGATCCGCTTCTAACGTTTGGACTCAGATTGCGGGTAACGGACTTACTGATTCCAGTAACGTGCAGCAGATATTCTCCGCAGTATCTGTTAGCACTGGCGGTGTGTATTATCTCTACGTGAGTGTTGGAAAAAACAATACTCCTGTGAGAGTATACAGACAACAGAACTTATGA